The genomic stretch GTTAAAACCTACCTTACCCTCAACACCATTATTTATGACCATGACTTGTCGTTGTTTAAACGCATTGTACAGCAGGTAAAAAAACATAATATTACAGCCATCATTGCCAGCGACCAGGCAGTGATTAGTTATGCCCACTCTCAGGGGGTAGAGGTACATATTTCTACCCAAACCAATATTACAAACATAGAGTCTGTAAAGTTTTTTGCCCACTTTGCCGATGTGATGGTGTTGGCGCGTGAGCTAAGCCTCAAGCAAGTAAAAGCGATAGCAGACGCAGTGAAAAAAGAACAAATCACCGGACCTTCGGGCAAGTTGGTAGCGCTCGAAGTTTTTGCGCATGGTGCTTTGTGTATGGCGGTATCGGGCAAGTGTTATTTGAGCTTGCATACCCACAACTCATCGGCAAACCGAGGGGCTTGTATTCAAAACTGTCGCCGTACTTATACTGTCATCGATAAAGAGGAAGGCTTTGAGTTTGATATTGACAATGAGTTTATTATGTCGCCCAAAGACTTGTGTACTATAGACTTTTTAGATCAACTGCTAGACACGGGTATCAATGTGCTGAAAATAGAAGGCAGAGGGCGGGCTCCTGAATACGTAAAAACCGTGATTGCTTGTTATCGCGAAGCAATAGATGCTTACCAGGCGGGTACTTATACCTCTGCCAGAGTAGAAGGCTGGATGAAACGTTTGCACAATGTATACAATCGAGACTTTTGGGGAGGCTATTACCTGGGGCAAAAGTTAGGGGAGTGGACAGACACGAGTGGCTCGAAAGCCCGCCAAAAAAAGGTGTACCTAGGTAAAGGCATGCACTATTTTTCTAACCTGCAAGTGGGAGAGTTTAAGATAGAGGCACAATCGTTGAAAAAAGGTGATCAAATACTCATTACCGGACAAACTACCGGAGTGATTGAGACAAGTGTATATGAAATAAGGGTAAACAATGCCATAGTAGACGAAGCCAAACGAGGTGAGGCTTGCTCGTTTAAGGTAGCGGCTAAAATTCGCCCATCAGATAAGTTATATAAGGTAGTAGAGGTGTAAGCAAACTTGAAAGGCCATGGTTACAATTACCCAACAACGACACAAATGCATTGGTTGCCATTATTGCGTAGAGCTTGCCTATGACCGCTGGCGTATGTCGAAAAAAGATGGTAAGAGTGTGTTATTAGGTGCCACTGAAAAAAAAGGGTTTTATACGGTGAGGGTAGGAGACGAAGAACTGGACGATAACCTAAAAGCAGCGGAGGCTTGCCCGGTAAAAATTATTCAGGTGCGGCAACGATAGATGTGGTTGCTGCACCCATAATTAGATGTAATACTCCGAGGATATTTATTAGTTTTGCTCTTGTTTTGTTGTATCAATACTCAAAACTTACACCTTTTTTTATAAAAAAGATTGCTACCAGGGAAGTTTTTAAACAAAAACATGAGTTATTTGTTTTAACCTCAAAAACAGTAGATTATTTTGTTAAATAACTTTTATTGTACACTATATTTGGCTGTTAAAAGCTCATCAAATCTACTTCAACCTCTTTAAAAACCTCCCTTCATTTTACTACTAACCAATTAGTTATACTTTTTGCAACTGATTGCCAGAGTGATACTTAGGCTTTGAAAAAGACTTGTTTTTTGTTCATTCTACCCTGTATAGGTTCACTCACTTATTTTGCCAGTACCAGGCTGCACTCCATAAAACGTGTTCTCCTTAAAATATTAGAATTTATGCGATTTTTTGAATATAAATCAAAATAATATATGGATTTGTTATATTTGTACTTGTTTATATTCTGAATAGGTGTATCAAAAAACAAGTGCATAAATTTGCTTCATCCCGATAAGTTACTACTTTCGCATCATTCAATTATATTACGCACAATTAAATACACTTATTTACGATGAAAATTAATCAATTCTGGGCAAAATCGATCAATTCGATTTTGTCCACACTTTTGCTTGTCTTTTTTGCAAATCTTCAAGCATGGTCGCAAACCCCTCTAAACGACCTGGTAGAAAAAGTAAACTTCAAGTTTGACAGTAAATCCCGTACTACGGGCAACTCATGGAAAGATGTGCAGTTGCCCACAAATGCGATTTATGGGCGTTTTATTATTTCTAAGGCTAACCTTGGGAAGTATAGCAAAGTTATTTTCACCTCTTACAAAGATGGACAACAGCAAGTTTTGACTGGTGGACAGCTAAGAGAGTGGGGCAACTCTAGTGCTTATTTTAATGGTAACCAATTGAGCGTACAGGTTATTCAAGACTCACGCGACAAAGGGCATGTTTTTCTTGAAATGGAGCAAATGATTGTGGGTTATCCTACCCGTGGCATCAAGTCGCAGTGTGGTAGTACTGACGATCGCATACCTTCAAACGATGCAGCAGTTGGCCGTATTGTACCAGTAGGATGTACAGGGTGGTTAATTACCAACGGTAAAATGGTAACAGCGGGTCACTGTACAGGTTCAAGTGCCCAAATACTGGAATTCAATGTACCTGCTTCTAACTCTAATGGCTCTATTGTACACCCCCCAGTAAAAGACCAATATCCTCTTTTGACTTCTTCATTGCAAACTGGTTATCCATCTGAAGACTGGGCAGTATACAACTTAGGCACCAACTCTGAGACTGGTTTGACGGCATTGGCAGCTCAAAACAAGTCTTTCAACGTGGTACAAACTAATGCTGCAAACACGATCAGAATTACTGGTTTTGGGGTAGAAAAAAGCAGCAACAATCCTTATAACCCTGAAAGAAACCAAACCCAACAAACCCATACCGGACCTTTTTCGAGTGCTACTGGTACTAAATTGTACTATGCCACAGATACTGAGGGTGGTAACTCTGGTTCGCCTGTAATTGATGAGGCTACTGGTAACGCGATTGGTGTACACACCCACGGAGGTTGTTCTACAGGTTCCAATAGCGGAACAAACGCGCAGTTACAAAGCTTTTGGAATGCAATGGGGCTTGGTGACGGTAACCCCGACCCAGGTACTTACTGTGTTTCTAAAGGAAACAACGTGAGCGATGAATATATTAGTAAGGTAGTATTTGGCAGCATCAACAAAAGCTCAGATGGCGGCAATGGCTATTCTGATTTTACGGCGACAAGCACCGATGTAGCACTTAATTCTACCACTACCATCTCTATTACCCCTACCTGGACAGGTACTCAGTACAACGAAGCCTACAGTGTATGGATTGATTTTAACCAAGACGGTGATTTTGGTGATGCTGGCGAGCAGGTCTTTACTAAAGCGGCAAGCCAAGTTACTCCTGTAACTGGTAATATTACCATTCCGGCCAGCGCCAAAGAGGGAACTACCCGTATGCGTGTGTCAATGAAATACAATGCAGTGCCTACTTCTTGCGAAACTTTTACTTATGGTGAAGTAGAAGACTACACCGTAAACATTACTAATGGAACCACCCCTGCACCTACTTACTGTGCTTCTAAAGGTAATAATGTGAGCGACGAATATATTAGTAAGGTAGTATTTGGTAGTATCAACAATAGCTCTGACGGAAGCAATGGTTACACCGATTTTACTTCTACGTCTACCTCTATAGCTCCTGGCAGCAGTGCTACAATTACTATTACCCCTACCTGGACAGGTACTGTATACAGCGAAGGTTACAGCGTATGGATTGACTTTAACCGTGATGGTGACTTTACCGATGCTGGTGAGCAAGTATTTACTCAGTCGGCTACTCAAAGTACGTCTGTATCTGGCACAATTAGTATTCCTGCTTCGGCTACTACTGGCGCTACTCGTATGCGTGTATCAATGAAATACAATGCAGTGCCTACTTCTTGCGAAAGCTTTACTTATGGCGAGGTAGAAGACTATACGGTAAACATTGGTGGAGCTTCGGTAGAAAGTGCAGCTAAAAATTTGCCTGCCGAAACTGTAGTATTGTACC from Microscilla marina ATCC 23134 encodes the following:
- a CDS encoding GEVED domain-containing protein; the encoded protein is MKINQFWAKSINSILSTLLLVFFANLQAWSQTPLNDLVEKVNFKFDSKSRTTGNSWKDVQLPTNAIYGRFIISKANLGKYSKVIFTSYKDGQQQVLTGGQLREWGNSSAYFNGNQLSVQVIQDSRDKGHVFLEMEQMIVGYPTRGIKSQCGSTDDRIPSNDAAVGRIVPVGCTGWLITNGKMVTAGHCTGSSAQILEFNVPASNSNGSIVHPPVKDQYPLLTSSLQTGYPSEDWAVYNLGTNSETGLTALAAQNKSFNVVQTNAANTIRITGFGVEKSSNNPYNPERNQTQQTHTGPFSSATGTKLYYATDTEGGNSGSPVIDEATGNAIGVHTHGGCSTGSNSGTNAQLQSFWNAMGLGDGNPDPGTYCVSKGNNVSDEYISKVVFGSINKSSDGGNGYSDFTATSTDVALNSTTTISITPTWTGTQYNEAYSVWIDFNQDGDFGDAGEQVFTKAASQVTPVTGNITIPASAKEGTTRMRVSMKYNAVPTSCETFTYGEVEDYTVNITNGTTPAPTYCASKGNNVSDEYISKVVFGSINNSSDGSNGYTDFTSTSTSIAPGSSATITITPTWTGTVYSEGYSVWIDFNRDGDFTDAGEQVFTQSATQSTSVSGTISIPASATTGATRMRVSMKYNAVPTSCESFTYGEVEDYTVNIGGASVESAAKNLPAETVVLYPSPAKSGQNINMRSNQAGQVYTVMSALGRVVLSGKVSDSNFQINTSKLGKGLYILRVGKSTRKFLID
- a CDS encoding peptidase U32 family protein — encoded protein: MIEQQIELMAPAGSFEALMAAIQAGANSVYFGVDQLNMRARATMNFTLDDLGEIAKICQQYNVKTYLTLNTIIYDHDLSLFKRIVQQVKKHNITAIIASDQAVISYAHSQGVEVHISTQTNITNIESVKFFAHFADVMVLARELSLKQVKAIADAVKKEQITGPSGKLVALEVFAHGALCMAVSGKCYLSLHTHNSSANRGACIQNCRRTYTVIDKEEGFEFDIDNEFIMSPKDLCTIDFLDQLLDTGINVLKIEGRGRAPEYVKTVIACYREAIDAYQAGTYTSARVEGWMKRLHNVYNRDFWGGYYLGQKLGEWTDTSGSKARQKKVYLGKGMHYFSNLQVGEFKIEAQSLKKGDQILITGQTTGVIETSVYEIRVNNAIVDEAKRGEACSFKVAAKIRPSDKLYKVVEV
- a CDS encoding ferredoxin, with product MVTITQQRHKCIGCHYCVELAYDRWRMSKKDGKSVLLGATEKKGFYTVRVGDEELDDNLKAAEACPVKIIQVRQR